ACTCTGAGGACTTTTCCTGCAGGTCGGTTTAAAAGCCGAGTCCCAGCGTTCATCCTTGATCTTGGAAACAGGTCAGAGTTTGGGATTTGAGCGATACCTACCCCGTATCTACTTGTGTGAGCTTTGAAATTTAGCAATATCGCTTTcttacacactcaaacatattTGAACAGggttgtttttagtttttatttaagaGGAGATGAGCTGAAAGTAACCGGCTGAGGCAGATGCtgtcacgtttttttttctgccaccaCCAGTTACACAGCCATTGAACATCCTGCAAAGACGTCTACGTTAGACATCTTTTATCTTCTCTCCAACAGCTTTTGGGCATTATCTTTTTCTTACAGCGGTTTTGTGACGGTTGACTTGGGACTCGGTATAAGAGCAGCTCTTCTGTGATCAGCTTGCTGCCGACCCAGCTAGCCGTAGGCGTTGAAGCGCAGGTGTTGCCAATGACGTCGACGAGGGCTCCGCTCTGTTCGAGTGTCCCAGTCGGCCACGACAGTGTGACGGCTTTATCATTGACACCTGTTGTCTTCCTGCTGTGACACAGTCAAAATGTTTCCCGTGAGAAAGGAAGGTAAATATATAGTGCGATATGTGGTAAACTGGGAGTGAGTTTTAATTATGAAATCACTGTTGGGCTGACTCTTGTATATTCTACTTTAACTTTTTCGATAGTCAGTCTCTACTTTTGTAAATCCGATTTTCTTGTTACTTCTCTAACTCAATGTTTACAGTAACATTTTGTCTaagattttgtctttttattgtgTCTAGTATTTTTCCGGATGTCTCCCTTGCTTCCGCTAGAAGCCCAAGGGGCCAGCGCCAACCTTAAACTTTTATCGGAAGTGTTTAGGGCCCCCGTGCGCGGTGAGGGCAGACGACCTTGTTTCGGTGCTAAATCCCGCTGACtggggcagtttttttttaatgtacctTGCTCCTGAAGGCCTTGCAGCCTGCGGCTCTGCACAGACAGCTGGCGGCAGCTTTACAGACTTTGTGGTTGGAGTCGATCTGCAGGGCGGCCAGGGTCTGCAGCGTGCACCCCAGTGGGAGGAGCTCCGTGACACTCCGCCCTCTCAGCTTATTTAAAGCTCGCCTCCGTTTGGGGCTCCTCAGGGCTGACAGGATGTGCTCTGAAACACACCGGTGACCACAACGAATGAATAGCACACATAATTTGTTAATTTCTGGGAAAACAgtctcacctcaaggtccatttagtggcTGTTGTGGAGCTCTCAAACACATCACATGATCTTTATCAGCAGTTGAAGTCACGGTACTGATAGGTTCacgttttgttttgggttttttttcctgccattttAAGGACTTTTCTTACACTTTGGCTTAAAAACTGAGGCTCAGAGTTCAAGCCTGACTTTGGAAACAGTTTAAGGTTTAGGATTTGGAAAGTTCGGAAAATCCACTTTATAGGCACCAAAGCATATCTGAACAGGACGGGACAGGACAGGCTCTAAGCTTTTATTTAACATGAGATGAGCTGAACGCCCCGCCGGGTTAAATTCAATAAGACcgataataaaattaaactgtttaaGCTGTTCTCTTCATGTTAATGCACATTTAGACTCGTACAATCAAGAAGTAATTCTAGCTGTGCAGCCCATTAACAGCTGTGTGATGTTTCTGCGTAATAGGACTTTCAGCGTAATGAGAGCTTTTACATTCcataaaagcaaattaaattcaatCTTATCTTCCTGGCACTCGCTGTCTTACTTGGGCTGTAAACTCCACCCGCCTGGTGCTCAAAGTGAGTTAAAACAAATGCCGAGATTGATTTCAGACTTGATTTGTCCCTGATTGAATTAAGAGCAGAAACGcggtgttgttgtttttcataagTGCCGTGCCACGCAAACCAAACGCGGTTTATCAGCCTAACGAGCAGCAGATGCCGGCGTACTGCAGCCACGTGAAGGAGGCGAGGAAGCAAGGGGAGGCGGAAGGAAGGAAGGGTTTGTCTGTCCCTCATGTCTAAGTAAATTTAGGAAATAGGAGGAATCATGCGGCCGTTGAAACACACAGGTTTGTTCCACTATCCCTGCTGGGACTCTTATTGGCATGGTGCATTCcttagccccttaccctaactttaaccatcaCAAACAAATGCCTCGGCCCGACCCCTACCCCGACCTGACAACCAAGTCTAATccctcaaaaagcagtctctACCTGAGGGGACCTCAGTTTTTGACAGGAGTCCCCATGGGCGAGTGTGCATTCAGGTTCACGTCCCCAGCGGGATGCAagcgcgcacacgcacacacacacacacacacacacacagagtttgtTTGGCGTGACCGTTTGGCAGCAATGTTGACAGATGGTCCAGATTCCTCTTAATATGCTGGAATTTCTGGAACGTTCTCAGATCATAAAGCTCTCTAGGAGAACTGTAGCGGCATACCATTCCTCAAATACACAACCGATGCCAGCAGGAAAaacttctacacacacacacacacacacagacacacctatATGCACGCATATAAATACACTACACATGCACATATCTCTGCAAAAACTGTGGACACCTGTCAAATGCGAAATGGATTTAGTTTTCAGAAACTCGTTTCGTGCTCCTTGGTCGTCTGCTGTTGTCacgaaaataaaaatagaagggaaaacaaagattCTGTGCTGCTGCACAGAACAGTATGTCGATTGTATACTGTACCTCTGCAGTGTTGACGTGAGTTGCTACTGACATTTTTAGATTTCAAAATGACACTTCAAAAATCCAGCTTCTTCGATGTGAACACTTTTCAGCGGAAATCCTCTCACACTGAGGACTGTGGAATATCCAGATTAATGGAGacaaatgttgctgttgaattgttttttgtttttttcaaatgaaatttttttttaacgcttGGAGCGCCGCAAACAAAATCCCAATCACCTCCACTCTATTGGCGTAGAAATCCCAAAACCTGGACAGATAAAACCGTAACTGTTTGCATGAGTGGATTCCGATTGAGATCAGCGAAAAATGATTTTTGCCTAATTTGGATGAACCAACgctttaatattttcttctaaAATGTAAGACAAGAAaggataaaagtaaaatgtctaCATATTAACTCGGATGAAAATTGAAGTCCGGCATTTTACTACCTTCTTTGGAGAGGCGGGAGATGTGCTCTCCCAGCTCCTGGATGCTCCAGCGTTTCAGATACACCGACAGCTGGAAGAGGGTGACTCTGTCTGGGCTGCAGACCGGCCGAGGGCTGGGCACCATCCGACAGGCCGTCTGGACCTGCTGCAGGAGCTGAGAAAACActgcagaggagggagagagaggtttttCGGCTGCTTGTGGTCGAGTTCGTCGGTGCGGCGTTTGATCGCCGCGCGGGAGCCAACGTCCATTACTGCCCGAAAAAAGTTGGAATGAAGTGCTTATCTACCTTTTTCTGACTGGCCGGGCTGCTTGGCCTTCACTTTGTGCGTGTAACGTTTCTTTAGCGTCCTGGAGAAGCTGCCGGAGTGGCAACAGAAAGGAGAGCTGCTGTCGCTCACGCAGTCCTCCCAGAAGAGCAAAACATCCCTCGTTCTCTGGGCCTTCGGGAGGACTGAAGGAGGGTGAagagacgaggaagaggagaagaatgACAGTTACGACAGAATGACAGTTATTTCTTCTTAATTATGCATTAACTGTAGACGATGTCTTTctctgaaagacacacaaacagattttcCACTGACTGTCACGGGCGGAGATGTTGTCGctgttttccagcagcaggcagctgacTCTGTCCAGGACCTCCGCTTGAAGAGCCATTTCCTCCAGCAGGTCCCTCCTAGATGGGCCAAAGTCAGTCGTTCTTATCATCTGTGGAGACATTATGTGCATTCGGTAGAATCTGACAGACGAGCTGGAGGTCGGAGACAAACGAGATGCTGCTCAACGAGGAAAAAAGGAGGTTCCTAACAGCCTCCTTATCACTGCCTCGGCTGTTGAAGAGCAACTACACATAGGCCGAAAATGCTGCCCGTGCTGCTATGTGGTGGCTCCTGCGTGCTGTGACAAAACCCTGCCCCCAAACCCCTAAAGTACAGCAACATCCATAGTGCTACGACATGCCAAGTTCAGCGTCCTAGAAGTGACATACGTACGGGACGATTCTGCACCTCGTGATTTGTATCAGCGCTCGGTGCAGTTGGCGGAAGCAGCGTACCGCTTATGTAGCAAAGCACATAGCGAGGGCTCCCTGGAGTTGGGTGtagaaaactgaatgtaaaccAGTGTTTTGCAGGATCCATTACCAACATTTTTTGTCCTGCGATAGATCGGGTGCCCGACTGTGGGCAGAGCTCCAAGATGTCTCCTCTTTTATAATGCTCACTTCTTAATTTCTGTCACGTTCACTTTTCACGTTCATCCAAAAAGACcaggggaagaaaaacacagcaactgAACTCCTGGATCACAACAACCAGGACAGATATCAGCCAACAGCAACAAGTCCTCcgaataaaatgacaaaatacgtCGTTTGTAACTGCCCTTTAGAACAACATCATACgagcgttttctgatctgatgcctCGGGACGACGTCATTTGTCAGCGCCTTCAAAAACGATTATAAATCAACTCTGACGAATGAAACTTCTTCATGAGATGAAAGCACCGTGGTttaggtttggttaggtttaggcacaaaaacaacttggtttgGGCTCAGGGAAGGATCACAGAtctgggttaaaataagtgctttgttgctgttgtcaggGTTTCAATAATAACCACCTTGTTAAGGATGATCTTGGTTAAAAGAGACCAAGTTTGACTGTCGGTAGGAATCGGCAAACAAACGGCGGTCTCGCACGTTGAAGTCCGGTGTTTTTGTCGACGCATGCGTCCTCCCTGACCCCACTTCTCTGCAGACGTTGTGGTTCTACAATACCATCAACTGACTTTCTCCTTTTGCTCCTGATGTACAAGAGCTGCAATTACTCTGGctgctagagggctttgtcacttgaacaaaaacatttcttgttttttttgggattTGCTGAGACGGCTGATTCTATTGTTTTTCtggggaggacagtctcacCTCCACTCCAAGTTTAAGCACTAAACCTTTACAGCTGGTACTGAACGCGCATCAGGAtatgtggctttttttctttctttctttcttttttttttttttaaaaacaaatacttgTGCTCGGTAATTCCCTTTCCACTGTGGAGACCAGCGTCTCATCCCACATTCTAAGGCAGCAGCACAACTTTGCATTTGAGGTATTAGAAGACCTACCTCAGAGGCTCTAAAGGGCCACATAAAGGTAACGAAGTGTATTGCAAAAGAGCTGGAGATTTAGGTACAAAAAGGTCtagtgtgttttgttgtcttgttttgtattaaGGTTCATTTCAGTATGAAATTTGGGTCAAATTCCAGATAGGAAATCAACACCAATCCATAAAAAACCAAACTTGTGAACATCCGGTACCTGTAGCAGAATAAAGCAAATATCCAGGTGAGTCTCTAGAGCCTGGTCGAGACCCCAGTTCCCAGAAGTCAGAGGGGTGATGACCAATTCTTCCTCAGAGGCTGATTGGCTGTCCTGGGAGAAGAGGCCGAGGCTCCTCAGAGTGCTCTGCTGGAAAGAGCTGATGCTGACGGAGGGAAATATAAAGCAGAGATCAGTTGTTCCACAATAGGTCAATGCTGAGTGTTGACCTGATCATTTTCTCCTGTCTATCTGGAAACTCACCCACTGTCTTTCAGCCTCATGCTGCCCAAACAGGAAGTGTCGTCATCTGTGTTGAAGTCATGTGACAAGAAGTCAAAGCTGCCCAGGACTTCCTCCACAGCCAGAGACTCCTCTGACGATGATCTTCTCAACAAGGAGAGGTCGTTCTGGAGGGGAGCACATGCTCACATTCATGAAGGTAAAAGATATAAAACCACTTACAGTATTGTCGCCGACAGGTTTGTGTATATGCATCAATATACACAGGTACCTTCAGTATGGTCGCCAGGTGCAGTATATGGTGGTCCAGGGCCCTCAGCTCCTTCTCAGACAGACTCTGGTTCTGTAATGTCCTCTCCACCTCGGCCATCAGGACTCCCATCCTGAGGGCCTGGGCCCTGCGCTGGGCCCCGCTCACCCCTGACCTCCCCGGGGCGGGAGCGGCCGTCGTGGCCGAGGATGGGGCTACAGCTGGGGTCTGGGTAGGGAGTGTGGGTGAGGCCGGGGCAGAATACGACTGACAAGCTGGGGAGTCCTGGAGGCAAAGTGCGGAAGACTGAGTTTAaaatgaggagaagaaacaagaggagaggagtctCAACCAGATGAAACCCCGATGAGACGAGAGGCGGTGAGACAAGCTGTGAAAGCGAGAGAGAAGATGACAACAGGGTAAAACCATAAGAGATGTGGCAGCAAGAGAAAAAACCTAGAAGAAAGACATAAGCTGGAACAGAGGAGAAATGAGACTGGATGAAAaaggggaaagacagagagaacacAAGAGAAGCCGAAAAGATCAGAGagtccacaaaaaaaagaaatgagttGCTCTAGGTGTGAACAACCTTGTGGATCATGTTTTGATCTACACTTGTGATTCCAGTGATGCATTGTAttggatacattttaaaatgtgcaaaatacaAAATCCAAGATACCAGAAAATAGACACCCAAAAAATGTGGGTAGCTTATTGTCGTTAGCCACTAAAAAGCCAAATCAGTCCAGGACCTGGTCCAGGACAGCAGGAGAAGTCATGGTGCGGTAGTCGCGATGTACCAGCCACCTGGGTGCGGGCTcacatacatataaaacaaTGGGTGCCCCTGTCTTTTCTTGCCCTCTGATCCATGACACTTTATTGGGACACAGCATCGGGGCCTCAGCCCCTGGACCTGCGGTTGAAGGATCACTCCTATTTGCCTCAGAATTTGAACGCAGCTTTGTATAACGTCACCTAGGCGTACGTATGCTATGAGGCGGTGGCTTTAGGGCTTTTTACCTGCACGCTGACGGTGTCCTGCCCCGGGGCGGCACTGTGTGTCTCAGCATCTGGCTCTCCAGCTGTGCTCTTTCTGAGGATGTCAGGGGTGCTGGACCTGTGTTAGGAACAAATATGTCACGCTTACTGACATGGAAAAAGAGCAGAAGTCAAGAGTATTTCAGGATTTTGCGCGGTGGTATGCAGGAGGTGCACGAGATCGTGTGGAACCCTGAAACTTGAACTTAATTTCCAACACTGTGAAACAGGTGGGTCACAggacaaaatgacatttacaacaTGCTTTATCTATAAAGGAGGTCACGCTATCTTGCATTCATGTGCAAAGCtgcttggagaaaaaaaattaggcaACTAAGTGAAGTTTATGGAAAAGAAGTAAATGATCTGTGTTCCATCAGAAGTCGCACCGGCTAAATGAAAACCCATTTATTATGCGAAGGCAacgcttttaaaaaataaaaaaaacggaCCACATATCTCAAACGAACAAACTGGACAAACAGAGGAACAGTGGTCAAAGGTTAATCGGATTAAACAACAGAGACATGATGGACAAACTGTCTGTAACGGCGATTATCCGTAGTTACCACGACTTTAAAGCTTCCTGaagtgtttacattattttggaTCCACATTTTGGACTGCATTTGTTTCTAGGCATCAGttttaaaatgcaatgcaaGTGGTTTGTGAGTCCATCCCCACCTCTGCAGGGCCAGCAGGGATCCCGTCGTACTCTCTGCTGGTGCAGAGGGAGTCTCCAGCACGCctccccactcctcctcctcctcctcctcgttctCATCCATCCCCTTCCTCCTGTCCCTCTCCTCCGTAGAGACCTCCAGGGACCCCTCCTCGCCGAGGGACAGCTGAGTCTGGCTTCCTCCCAGACTGGTGCCTTGACTGGGGCTGGAGGGGTAGCTGTGAGCCCACGTGCGACTGTGGAGGAATTGATTTTCATATGAAGCGCAGAATCACGGTGACGCATGAATTATACACACAAATCTATACAGACAACTTTCACTTGAAGATTCAGTTCTCCTGTTCCTTTGAATCTTTGTTTCACTATAGCTGGAGCTAGTGTTTGTAGATCAGTGGAGCCCCTGACGCccacagagatgaaactgatgttgttttctctctcctaaCTGCGGGCgacaaaattatgtttgtttatttatagtgTTTACAACTTTGCTGTAATTTGTCTTGTGCCTACTTGATACTTTCACCTCTTCAAGGCCCTAAAAATCCCCCGAATCCACCATCCGAGACTAGAAGATGACGAAAGCTTTATCCCGTAGGGTTCACACAGTGCTCTACGCTACGTACCTCGGGGGGTAGGGGCTTTTAGGGCTGTGGCCTGCGATGGAGGCGTGCGAGGGGTTGGACAGGTAGCTGAGCAGAGACATGCCTCCTCTGTTATGACGGCTGTTGGACACCAGAGACGGGAGGGAGCCATCGCGATCCTGCAGCTCACGCACCATCGACtgcagaggggggaggagaggaaccCGCATGTGGATGTAAACATCGGACCATAAAGTAACTGAGTCATGTTTGCACAGCTAGGGTGGACATCTGATGAAATATGGCCGACTGTCAGCCTTGAAACGAGGGTGTAACAGTATGAAATGCAAACGCACACTGCTGCTGCACCGCAAGAGGAACCGTTTGGTAGACAGCCATGCTTTCAGTCACGTGAGAGTCACACGTAGATTTTACTGCACAGGGGACGCAGAGTCCCCTGTTATTATCACGACATTGGACCCATATATCCAGAGAATTGAAGACATAAGAAGCTACGGCAGGAAATACGTTggttttttatatgtttttctagAGAAGAAAATCATGGTAAAGCGGCTGCTGTGGTTCCAAAGGTTAAGCCCTTTACTCACTGGTATTTTGTTCCTTAATCATTAGACATTTCCATATTTGTGtgtaataatactgtatgtttcttttAACAATGTTCTGAATATACGGTGAATTTACACGTCAGCATTTGTACAGTGCTTCGATAACACTGTATCTTATGGTCAGGCCAATAAAGCCCGTTGaattgaaaaaaggaaacagatgCACATGTGCACTGTATTACAGTGTGTtgagaatttgtgtgtgtgtataggtgtatatatgtatgtgtgtatatgtgtatatatatatatatgtatgtgtatgtaaatgctgtatatgtatgtaaggTCTGCATGTTTGTAGACCACAGTGACACAATCTGTCcccgtgcgtgtgtgcgtgtgtgtgtgtgtgtgtgtgtgtgcgcgtgtgcgtgcgtgcgtgtccaCTCACTATGAAATATTTCTCGGTGAAGGAGGGGGTGCTCGGTGCGGTCCAGCTGTAGACTGAACTCTTTCTGCTGGACACCGACTGCCTGCTGACAGACAGTGGCCTCAACCTCTCGGCGCCGTCAAACGGACTGCAGGtgcagatacacacagagaTTTAGACGCTGCACATTTACACCCAGTCTATCTCCCCGCCTGCCTACCTGCCTGTACTAAGTATCGCAGCTGTCCTACAAATTTTCCTGACACTGTCACACATCCGTTTGACAGTCACCCAGCAGCTACCACTGATCTCGAGCATTTGCAGCTCGTCTCTTGGGTGAGTTTCCGGACTTTTCCAAGGTTTCGATTCCTTTCTAGACGGGAGAGTTTGTGTACGGTCTTTTCCTCTACCTTTCCTCACTTCGCAGACCACTGTGGAAATCCCGATCGTGTGGTGTGTGCACGCTGTGTACGTGGAAAAAGCCTGACGTTCCGGCAGCTTTTTAGTCACAGTCCGTTCTCCTCAGGGCGATTTCCATGAATTCACCGAATGCATCCCTTTTATTTACACAGAACAGTTATCAGCACTGATAACTGTTCTGTGTAAATACAACAGAAGTTTGTCAGTTGTTCTTATGGTGTctttaaagtgacattttgcTCTTTTGGGAGCTTTGACTAAACTTACGTGGGAGGTTGTCAGAGCTTGCGTAGACCTACTTTTCGACTGCAGCGCTCGATATTCATCGGTTGCAGAAAGTCAGACCTGGGGGGCTTTGCAGTACAGACACTGTCCTCTGTTTGTGTCCTCATTTTCTAACGTCTTCTCCCGTCAGTCTGAACCTTGAACCAACAAGttcccacctcctcctgctgcccGCAGCtgtattttgggtttttttttttctcaagccATTTTCTCACGTTGGTCATAATAGTTTACATATAGCAGCAAAACAGTGGAAAAGACTGAGATGTGACTCATTTAGGGGCTCAGcagaaatgtgtgttgtgtgagtgtgtatgggagtctttttgttttttttgtgatttcaatTTTCCACCTCTCCGGGGAGAATCCGTGAAACGTCCTCCACCTGGCTTCTCTAAAGCCTGAAATGTGATCTGTCACAGTGCAAGAGCACGGCAGAGTGtgcgtgtccgtgtgtgtgtgtgtgtgtgtgtgtgtgtgtttgtgtgagtgtgtgtctgtataggtgtgtgtgtgtgtgtgtgtgtgtgtgtgtgtgtgtgtacgatgTACGCTCTGTATTCAATCAGCTGCTTAGCGACAGCTGGCTCAGGTTAGAGGTACAAAGGAGACAGAGGCAGGGAATGAAGAAAATAACCAAAACAGAATCTGGCGGATGTCTGAATGCGAACCGAAAATAATCCCACACgtcagttgttgttgtttgttctcTCTCGCTTTACCGCCGAGAACATTTGGTGAAGTCACAGTCTGACATTTCAGAGGAGAATGAAATTATAGAAAGTGAGTTGGGAACAAGacgaggagagagaaggaaaagaagatgaggttttttttctcattctcagCCTCGTTTTGTTTTCCAACCATAATCATTCACTCTGtcgcccccttttttttttttgttgtacgAGAGAAGGAATCTGGTGGTTCTGTGGACCAGCTGCACTTGTCATTCACATGATTCAGCGCCTACTATGATTTCTGCTCAGGCAGCAGGGCTACGGGACGGGAGGAGGGGTGACACGTCTGAGGTCAAGAGGTTCTCGTGTTCGACGCTACGCTGAATTCCATTTCCTTACGCAGCTGTCCGCACCTATTCCCCCGTCACATCATTCAATTATTGTCCTTTCCTTTTTGGGGAGATCACTGATTTCACCCTCATCTACTCCCCATCAGATCCTGTCCTCTGTGCTTCACGTCATGAAATTCTTCTCCACCACCTCATCAGTCCCCTCTCCTATCGTAACTTCTATACGGGGAGACTTCCGTGTATCTGTGTTGTGACGCGTGCGTCCGTACTTCCAGGCGACTTCCAGCTGCAGTTTGATGGTTCCCAGCTCCGTGATGTCCACCAGCATCAGCTGCGGCCTCGCAAAGAAGAAGTCTGCGCTCGCACACATTATCGTGCCGACCAGCAGCCAACCCAGGCCCTTCGCCTCCATCACCTGAAAGAAAGGATTCGACAGGTGAGATACCTGCGCGCACATGCGCTGAAACAtcctgtacacaaacacactaaaatgCACC
This genomic interval from Xiphias gladius isolate SHS-SW01 ecotype Sanya breed wild chromosome 21, ASM1685928v1, whole genome shotgun sequence contains the following:
- the ripor3 gene encoding RIPOR family member 3 isoform X1; its protein translation is MSVKLRFDSPSDGGLVTRSRSFTGFSSLNRRRPSSSRNSLRSKTMTGAKSPRMNLSPSHGGGIWSLQPEQVDRVFQALRKGLKEYLEGHQAEMDFLSSQQRETKRNSRLAFLYDLEKEIRALERYIRRLEFQISKVDELYETYCIQWRLCQGAVNMKRAFSLSPSTRASRESLLELNRNHRHSLQDMSVMEAELEILLGQLHIKMKGLIGFARLCPGDQYEVVVRLGRQRWRIRGRIESDDTQSWDEEEMVFLPHIHHNFEIKVMEAKGLGWLLVGTIMCASADFFFARPQLMLVDITELGTIKLQLEVAWNPFDGAERLRPLSVSRQSVSSRKSSVYSWTAPSTPSFTEKYFISMVRELQDRDGSLPSLVSNSRHNRGGMSLLSYLSNPSHASIAGHSPKSPYPPSRTWAHSYPSSPSQGTSLGGSQTQLSLGEEGSLEVSTEERDRRKGMDENEEEEEEEWGGVLETPSAPAESTTGSLLALQRSSTPDILRKSTAGEPDAETHSAAPGQDTVSVQDSPACQSYSAPASPTLPTQTPAVAPSSATTAAPAPGRSGVSGAQRRAQALRMGVLMAEVERTLQNQSLSEKELRALDHHILHLATILKNDLSLLRRSSSEESLAVEEVLGSFDFLSHDFNTDDDTSCLGSMRLKDSGISSFQQSTLRSLGLFSQDSQSASEEELVITPLTSGNWGLDQALETHLDICFILLQMIRTTDFGPSRRDLLEEMALQAEVLDRVSCLLLENSDNISARDILPKAQRTRDVLLFWEDCVSDSSSPFCCHSGSFSRTLKKRYTHKVKAKQPGQSEKVFSQLLQQVQTACRMVPSPRPVCSPDRVTLFQLSVYLKRWSIQELGEHISRLSKEEHILSALRSPKRRRALNKLRGRSVTELLPLGCTLQTLAALQIDSNHKVCKAAASCLCRAAGCKAFRSKAVVYYTESLKSADVQVQQGSCLALKCLRATESVDHIADLWRSADEDLRCATRETVLSFGKKGYLAFQRMDQLYTEMQDEAYRNQETEITIL
- the ripor3 gene encoding RIPOR family member 3 isoform X3; translation: MSVKLRFDSPSDGGLVTRSRSFTGFSSLNRRRPSSSRNSLRSKTMTGAKSPRMNLSPSHGGGIWSLQPEQVDRVFQALRKGLKEYLEGHQAEMDFLSSQQRETKRNSRLAFLYDLEKEIRALERYIRRLEFQISKVDELYETYCIQWRLCQGAVNMKRAFSLSPSTRASRESLLELNRNHRHSLQDMSVMEAELEILLGQLHIKMKGLIGFARLCPGDQYEVVVRLGRQRWRIRGRIESDDTQSWDEEEMVFLPHIHHNFEIKVMEAKGLGWLLVGTIMCASADFFFARPQLMLVDITELGTIKLQLEVAWNPFDGAERLRPLSVSRQSVSSRKSSVYSWTAPSTPSFTEKYFISMVRELQDRDGSLPSLVSNSRHNRGGMSLLSYLSNPSHASIAGHSPKSPYPPSRTWAHSYPSSPSQGTSLGGSQTQLSLGEEGSLEVSTEERDRRKGMDENEEEEEEEWGGVLETPSAPAESTTGSLLALQRSSTPDILRKSTAGEPDAETHSAAPGQDTVSVQDSPACQSYSAPASPTLPTQTPAVAPSSATTAAPAPGRSGVSGAQRRAQALRMGVLMAEVERTLQNQSLSEKELRALDHHILHLATILKNDLSLLRRSSSEESLAVEEVLGSFDFLSHDFNTDDDTSCLGSMRLKDSGISSFQQSTLRSLGLFSQDSQSASEEELVITPLTSGNWGLDQALETHLDICFILLQMIRTTDFGPSRRDLLEEMALQAEVLDRVSCLLLENSDNISARDILPKAQRTRDVLLFWEDCVSDSSSPFCCHSGSFSRTLKKRYTHKVKAKQPGQSEKVFSQLLQQVQTACRMVPSPRPVCSPDRVTLFQLSVYLKRWSIQELGEHISRLSKEEHILSALRSPKRRRALNKLRGRSVTELLPLGCTLQTLAALQIDSNHKVCKAAASCLCRAAGCKAFRSKPPSPGFASAPELNCDSGATPDKTSPPSLTSPCVDLFSPGGGLLHREFKKR
- the ripor3 gene encoding RIPOR family member 3 isoform X4, producing the protein MDFLSSQQRETKRNSRLAFLYDLEKEIRALERYIRRLEFQISKVDELYETYCIQWRLCQGAVNMKRAFSLSPSTRASRESLLELNRNHRHSLQDMSVMEAELEILLGQLHIKMKGLIGFARLCPGDQYEVVVRLGRQRWRIRGRIESDDTQSWDEEEMVFLPHIHHNFEIKVMEAKGLGWLLVGTIMCASADFFFARPQLMLVDITELGTIKLQLEVAWNPFDGAERLRPLSVSRQSVSSRKSSVYSWTAPSTPSFTEKYFISMVRELQDRDGSLPSLVSNSRHNRGGMSLLSYLSNPSHASIAGHSPKSPYPPSRTWAHSYPSSPSQGTSLGGSQTQLSLGEEGSLEVSTEERDRRKGMDENEEEEEEEWGGVLETPSAPAESTTGSLLALQRSSTPDILRKSTAGEPDAETHSAAPGQDTVSVQDSPACQSYSAPASPTLPTQTPAVAPSSATTAAPAPGRSGVSGAQRRAQALRMGVLMAEVERTLQNQSLSEKELRALDHHILHLATILKNDLSLLRRSSSEESLAVEEVLGSFDFLSHDFNTDDDTSCLGSMRLKDSGISSFQQSTLRSLGLFSQDSQSASEEELVITPLTSGNWGLDQALETHLDICFILLQMIRTTDFGPSRRDLLEEMALQAEVLDRVSCLLLENSDNISARDILPKAQRTRDVLLFWEDCVSDSSSPFCCHSGSFSRTLKKRYTHKVKAKQPGQSEKVFSQLLQQVQTACRMVPSPRPVCSPDRVTLFQLSVYLKRWSIQELGEHISRLSKEEHILSALRSPKRRRALNKLRGRSVTELLPLGCTLQTLAALQIDSNHKVCKAAASCLCRAAGCKAFRSKAVVYYTESLKSADVQVQQGSCLALKCLRATESVDHIADLWRSADEDLRCATRETVLSFGKKGYLAFQRMDQLYTEMQDEAYRNQETEITIL
- the ripor3 gene encoding RIPOR family member 3 isoform X2; amino-acid sequence: MSVKLRFDSPSDGGLVTRSRSFTGFSSLNRRRPSSSRNSLRSKTMTGAKSPRMNLSPSHGGGIWSLQPEQVDRVFQALRKGLKEYLEGHQAEMDFLSSQQRETKRNSRLAFLYDLEKEIRALERYIRRLEFQISKVDELYETYCIQWRLCQGAVNMKRAFSLSPSTRASRESLLELNRNHRHSLQDMSVMEAELEILLGQLHIKMKGLIGFARLCPGDQYEVVVRLGRQRWRIRGRIESDDTQSWDEEEMVFLPHIHHNFEIKVMEAKGLGWLLVGTIMCASADFFFARPQLMLVDITELGTIKLQLEVAWNPFDGAERLRPLSVSRQSVSSRKSSVYSWTAPSTPSFTEKYFISMVRELQDRDGSLPSLVSNSRHNRGGMSLLSYLSNPSHASIAGHSPKSPYPPSRTWAHSYPSSPSQGTSLGGSQTQLSLGEEGSLEVSTEERDRRKGMDENEEEEEEEWGGVLETPSAPAESTTGSLLALQRSSTPDILRKSTAGEPDAETHSAAPGQDTVSVQDSPACQSYSAPASPTLPTQTPAVAPSSATTAAPAPGRSGVSGAQRRAQALRMGVLMAEVERTLQNQSLSEKELRALDHHILHLATILKNDLSLLRRSSSEESLAVEEVLGSFDFLSHDFNTDDDTSCLGSMRLKDSGSFQQSTLRSLGLFSQDSQSASEEELVITPLTSGNWGLDQALETHLDICFILLQMIRTTDFGPSRRDLLEEMALQAEVLDRVSCLLLENSDNISARDILPKAQRTRDVLLFWEDCVSDSSSPFCCHSGSFSRTLKKRYTHKVKAKQPGQSEKVFSQLLQQVQTACRMVPSPRPVCSPDRVTLFQLSVYLKRWSIQELGEHISRLSKEEHILSALRSPKRRRALNKLRGRSVTELLPLGCTLQTLAALQIDSNHKVCKAAASCLCRAAGCKAFRSKAVVYYTESLKSADVQVQQGSCLALKCLRATESVDHIADLWRSADEDLRCATRETVLSFGKKGYLAFQRMDQLYTEMQDEAYRNQETEITIL